DNA sequence from the Chitinivibrionales bacterium genome:
CATGGAAAGGCTGTCCTGAAGCTGCTCATAGCTTTCGATATCCTGCAGCACCGCCCTAGCTTCACCGTTATGGGTAATGATTACTTTTTTATGATTGCGGCCAATACGCTCGACAATCTCCGACATGTGCGCTTTTACGTGACTTATTGGCTTTACCGACTCGCTGAGTTTCATGCCTTCCTCCAGGATTAGACTAGAATATAAATAATATTTTAGTCTAAAAACAAATGAGTAAGAGCGATGGAGTTAATAAATTGTATTAAGCGAGAAATGACGATCCGGCTCCATTCAGTGTTTAAACTCCGTCCCCGCGATTATTTCATAAGCTGCCGCACATTGAATTTCGGCTTATAGGTGACCAGCTTTCCGGATTTTTTATCGCCCCGCTTATTGCTGCCGCCCCTGCGGTGCTTGTC
Encoded proteins:
- a CDS encoding type II toxin-antitoxin system prevent-host-death family antitoxin; this encodes MKLSESVKPISHVKAHMSEIVERIGRNHKKVIITHNGEARAVLQDIESYEQLQDSLSMLKLVAMSTKSMLQNKGQPVDKAFADIRKRVKEFSAG